The window CCTCGCCCACGTACGGCGCCATCGCCTCCCGCAGCTCCGTCAGCCAGCGGAGGTTCGCCTCCACGATGGCGGCCCCGTCCTGCTCGGACCAGGAGGTGTCCATGCTGACCAGGCTCAGCGCGTCGCGGTGGACGAACGCGGTGTCGCCCGGCGCCACCCGGTTGATCGCGCCGCCCCAGGTGTAGAGGGCCAGGCCGCAGCCGTCCGGGTTGCCGCTGCCGGGGCGGCGTCCCAGCAGGGAGAGGACGGTGGAGAGGGCCTCGGCGGGCAACGGCTCGGTGGCGAACCGCGTCCGTACCGCGAACGCCCCGGCGGAGGTCTCGTGCAGCAGATAGTCCTTGGCCTCCCAGAACGTGCGGTCGGCGATGTCCTCGCGCACCGGACGGGTCGCCGCGAGGGCCGGGGCGAGCAGCTCGCGCAGCTCGCCGGCCGGGCCCAGGTGCAGAGCGACGGCCGACACCGTGGCCCCGGGCCCGTCCGCGGCGCTCACGCCGAGCCTCAGCGAGAACTCGTCCGGTGCCTTCCGCGCGATCTCCTGCATCACCGTGAAGACCTCCGGTGCGTCCGCCCCGTCCCAGAGCAGCAGGCAGGTGGATACGTCGCGGACCGGGCTCGCCCGGAAGGTGAAGGACAGGTTGATGCCGAAGTTGCCGCCGCCGCCCCCGCGGCAGGCCCAGTACAGGTCGGGGTTCTCCTCGGCGTCACAGGTCAGCAGTTGCCCGTCCGCCGTCATCAGCGTGGTGCGCACGAGCGCGTCCGCCGTGAGGCCGAGCTTGCGCGAGGTGGAGGAGGAGCCCCCGCCGAGCGTGAGGCCGGCGATGCCGACGGACGCGCCGTTGCCCAGCGCGAATGCCATCTCGTGGGGCTGGACCGCGGCGCACACGTCCGCCATCAGCGCCCCGCCCGCGGCCGTGACCAGCCCGGTGGATCCGTCGGCGGTCACCGTGTTCAGGGCGCGGAGGTCGAGGACCAGGCCGGTGTGGGCCGAGTATCCGGCGTAGCTGTGCCCGCCGCTGCGCGCGACGAGGCCGATGCCGCTCTCGCGTGCCCACTCGACGGCGAGGCGCACATCGGCGGTGTTCGCCACCGACAGCACACCGCTCGGTGTGGTGCTCGCGTACCGCTTGTTGAACGGGGCTCCGGCCGAACGGAATCCGGTGTCGCCGGGGCGCAGCACGCGGCCGGTCACGGCCCGCTCCAGTCGTCGCCAGTCGCTGTCGGACGCGCCCTGTGCCGCGCCCGTGCGCGCGCCCGGGTCCGGGCTCACCGGACCTCCTCGATGTAGGAGATCCCGGTCGCGGCGTGCGGGCCGTAGCGCTCCCACTCCTCACGCAGCAACAGGCGTCCGTCCTCGGCCACTTCGGGTGTGTTGACGGTGCGGCCGCAGACGACCTCGCCCGTCGCGAAGACGATGGTGTAGCCCATGGAGAGGGTGCCGTCCGCCTCGCAGGTGCCCACGGTCCAGCCGCGGCGCACCTCGCCGCCGACGACCTCGCCCCACACCAGGTCGCCCTGCTGGTGGTAGACGGCGACGGTCCGGATGTCGCCCTTGGGCTTGCGGAACCTCCGCCCGTCGTAGTTGATCACGGGGCCGCCTCCGGCTGGCGGGCGAGGAAGTCGGCCGACATGTCCGGGCCCCACCAGATCGCGTAGTAGGAGAAGTCCTCGTCGTGCTCGTTGACGATGTGGTGCTCCACCCCGCCCCGCATGAGCGCGATGTCCCCGGCGGCGAGCGCGTGCCGCCGGTCGTCACAGACGACCTCGGCGCGGCCGGACATGACGATGAACATCTCGCGTTCGTGGTGGGCGTGGGAACCCGTCACGTCGCCGGGGCGCAGCACGCACCAGGCTCCGCGAAAGGGGGTGTCCAGTCCGGGCCACGGGTGGAGCAGTTTCAGATCCAGCCCGTGGTCCCGGACCAGGTTTTCCGGCTCACTTCTCCGAATGGTCACATCGGATTGTTCCTGGTCGGTCAACGTCCCACTCCGATCGACGTCCCTCATATTCACGGCGGCGCGTGACGTCGTTCAGGCTAGAAGGCCGAGACTCCCTGTCGACAGGGGAATTGTTCCCTTGTCGAACGGGAATTGCCGGTACGGGAATGATCGCCGATCAGTGGATCAGCCGTGCCCGAGACCGGCATCCCGGGCGAGCACGATGGCCTGCGAGCGATCGGCCACACCGAGCTTGCCGAATATCACCGAGACACGGTTGCTCACCGTCTTCGAGGCGAGCACGAGCTCGCGGGCGATGGTGGTATTCGACTTGCCCGCGGCGATGCGTTCCAGCACGTCCCGTTCCCGGTTGGTCAGTTGCGGGAACGGATAGTAATACTGCTGCCCGGACGTCGCGCGCATCAGTGCGCCCAACCGCCCGGCGATCGACTTGTCGATGATGGCCTCGCCGGCCGCCACGGCCTGGATCCCTCGCAGGATCTGGTCCGCGTCGGCCCGTTTGAACAGGTAGCCCCGTGCGCCCGCCTGGAGCGCCGAGGTGATGGCCTGGTCGTCGTCCACGGCGCTGAAGACGAGGATGCCCGTATCGGGCCATAATCGCAGTACCTCGGGAATGACCTTCGCCCCGGCCGCCCCGTCCATCTGCGGGTCGAGCACGAGGACGGCGGGCCGGCACCGGCACATCTCCTCGATCACCTCGTCCGCCGTCGAGGCCTCTCCGACGACCGCAATGCCCCCGGACCGTTCGAGAACGGAACGGACACCGTGGCGAATTGCCGGCTGGGCGTCGGCGAGGACGACGGAAACCGAGGTGGGGACCCGGCGGACGACCGGGAAGTCCTGGTCGGGCCGGAGCGGCGCACCCTCTCTTCGTGTATCGGCTTGTGGCGAGAGTGGCCACAGTAATCTCATGGTGGTTGATTTCTGGTTCATTCGTACCTTCCCCCCACTCGATGGTGCAAGGCGGGCCAGACGGCCGACCGGTACCCAGAATGGTGCAGAGGTCCAGCCCACCGCAACGGTGAGGAGTGCGAGAAGAACTGCGATAGTTATACCTGTGAGAGCATCGCTATTCGCGGCTTATTCGGCGGGCTTCGCACATGCACCGACAATTGAAATCGAGCAATCTCAAGCGCCCACTGATCCGACCGCTCCGACATCCTGCGCGCGGCGCAGGATTGCCTCCCGGTCGCGCCAGTGCGCCCAGAATGCGCCGGTGTATCCGAGCCCTCCCAGACTGGTCAGGAAGGGATTGTCCGCATAGTTGTTGTCGTGCTCGCTGGAGCCGGCCAGCGTCGGCAGCATCACCCGGTGGTGGTCGGACGGGTCGACGAGCTCCCACAGGAGATCCACGGACCGGCTCCAGCGTCCGGAGGGATCGGCGACCGTACCGGTGTCCTCCAGCAGATCCGGCGAGAAGTAGCAGACCAGACGGAAGTTGCCCGACTCGTCGAACATGAACTGCCGCTCGTACTCCACCGGCCCGGAACACCGGGACAGCGGCTTCAGCACGATCGGCCCGGTGGCCGTGTTGGACTGCAGCCCCGGCACCGTCCGCACCCCGTCGCACCGCTCGGCCATCGCGATGCCCAGCGGAGTGTGGGGGAAGAGCCGGAGCCCCAGCGAGAAGCCGGTCACGGTGGCGTCCAGTGCCATGAACGCGTCTACGCATTCGCGCATGGTCTGCGGCGTCTCGCCGGGCATTCCGAAGAGCGCCTCGACCATGGTCAGCATGCCGTTGGCGTGGCAGAGCCGCACCAGCCGCTCGGTGTCCGCGAAGCTGTAGTAGGTGGTGCCCTTCTCCGTGATCTTCCAGCCGCTCAGCATGTCGGCGCGCACGTGGTCCGAGCCGACGTTCACCCCGCGACAGCCGGCCGCCGCGAGCAGCTCGGCGAACTCTTCGTCGAACGGGGAGGGCTGGCAGTAGACCCACAGCCGCAACGCGTTCAGCGGATTGCCCGCGTCGGCGTGCTTGCGCCGGACGATCTCGCGCAGCAGGTTCTTGGCGTGGGATATGGACAGGTTGAACTCGCTGTCGGTGGTGTGCTGGTCGAGGATCCCCTGCGCGGCCAGGGACTGCATCTCGTCGACCACGGCCGCGACGTCGCGCCGGCCCGTCCGGATGCCCTTGGCGTCCGGCTCCACGCAGTGCGAACAACGGTAGGTGCAGCCGTTCTTGGTGAGGATCCCGGCCAGCCCGCCGCGCTGGTAGTACAGCAGGTTGTCCACCTTGAGCGGCGCCCCGGAGCGGCGGACGTACGTCCCGGAGCGGTCCACCTGCCAGCTCCGGTCCTCGAACTGCCCGGCGGGCAGCGGCGCCGCCACCGTACGGCGCCCCGCCGCGGTGAGCGCGGGCGGCGGCACCCTGGTCACTCCCTCCGGGGTGTTGCGGATGAGACCGCTCACCGTGTCCGTGCCGCGTCCGGTGACCAGCGCGTCGGCGAGGTCGCAGATGATCTGCTCACCCGGCCCCTTGACGCCGAAATCGATGCCGAAGTAGTCGACCAGCGCGAAGGGCATGGACGAGAATCCGATGCCGCCGCCGACGATCGGCGCATCGGTCAGCCGTCTGATCTCGGTGATGATCTCCTTGTGCTCGCCGACGAAAGGGCGCTGCTCGAAGGCGTAGACGGTGTCGGTATTGCGGATGGTGACACCGACCAGCACCGGACTGCGCGCTCCGAAGTACTCGGAGAGGCAGGACTTCCAGTCCTCCCGGTGGAACGTGAGGTCGACCACCTCGACCTCGAAGTCGGCGGCCTCCAACGAGGTCGTGAGCACATCGAGCGCGTAGGGCGCGATCGGTGGGTGCACCTTGTTGGGATTGACCAAAAGCACCAGGCCTCGGCCCATCGGACTTTCTCCCCCCTGGCCTGCACGCAGGCGAATCGCGTTATCTGACGATGCCGAGGCAGATGCCGAACTCGGGCTTCCCGCCCAGCAGATAGGCGCCGGCCGACTGCAGGATGCGGTCCTGTGCGGTGGCGTGCTGGCACATCGTGGTGGTGTCGCGCATCCAGCGGTCCATCGGCGACGACTGGTGGATCGACCAGGTCTGGAGCAGGTCGCAGAGCCGGCCGACGATCGACCGCGACGTGCGGAAGGCGTGCACCCAGGCGATCGGCGACGCCGCCCGTTCCTCGGGCGTGAGGTCGTCCAGGGTGCCCCCGGCGGCCAGCACCTCCCACTGGCGGCGCTGGCTCGCGTACACCGCGCTGCGGGTCGCGAGGAAGTCCGCCTCGCACTCGGCGAGCGTGGTCTGGGCCCGGAAGTGGTCCTTCCACGCCACCCCGGTCATCCGGTCGACCCGGGTCCGGGCGATCTCCCGGGCGTGGTCCAGGGCGGCCCTGGCCACCCCGAGCGCCACGCCGCACATACTGCGCGTGAAGGCGTCCGGCTGGGCGAGCGGACCGGGCCGGCCGCGTACCCTGCCGAAGCTGTAGGTGTGCTCCTCGGGTACGAAGACATCGGTCATCGTGTAGTCGCAACTGCCGGTGCCGCGCATGCCCATGGTGTGCCAGTTGTCGATGACCTCCACCTGCGACCGCTCGACCAGGAACTGCCGCGACTCGTGCGGATTGCTGCCGTCCGGGCTCGCATACGGCTTGCCGTCCTCGAAGACGAACGCACCGGAGGTCACCCGGTCGCAATGGGTGATCCCGCTGCCGAACGACCAGCGGCCGGAGAGCCGGAACCCGCCCGGCACCCGCTCGGCGTGCCCCGTCGGCTGCAGCAGCCCGGCCGTGATCGTGTCCGGGGTCGGGAAGACCTCCTTGGCCACCGTCTCGTCGAGGAAGGCGCTGAAGATGCCACTGCTCGCGCCCATCACCGAACACCAGGCCGCGGAGGCGTCTCCGTACGCCAGCGTCTCGACGACCTCGGTCTGCTCCATCGTGGTCAGCGCCAGGCCGCCCAGCTCACGGCCGAAGGCCATCCGGAACACCCCGGCGTCGCGCAGCATGTCCACCACGTCCGCCGGCAGCCGCCGAGCCTCCTCGATCTGCGCCGACCGCGCCCGAAGCAGCGGCGCCAGCTCCTTCGCACGGGCCAGCAGCTCCGCCGCACTGGCGGCGGGAACCTCGGCCCCCGGGGTCCGGGTCGTGGTCATGTGATCGCCTTTCATCAGGGAGCGTCCCGGGCCTACTTGACGATGCCGAGGCTCATCCGGAACTTGGGCGGCCGGCCCAGCAGGTAGGCGCCGCCGGATTCGAGGATCAGGTCCGAGGCCGCGACGTGCTGGCACATGGTCGCGGTGTCGCGCATCCAGCGGTCCATCGGCGAGGACCGGTTGATCGACCAGGCCTGCAGCAGGTCGTAGAGCCGGTTCACGATCGCCCGCGAGGTACGGAAGGCGTGCACCCAGGCCAGCGAGGACGCGGCCCGCTCGGTGGCCGAGAGATCGTCCAGCGTGCCGCCTCCGGCCAGCACGTCCCAGTGTCGCTGCGAGCTGCTGTGGACGCCGCTGCGTGCGGCGTTGAACTCCGCCTCGCACTCGGCGAGGGTGACCTGCACACGGAAGGTGTCCGCCCACACCGTGTTCGTCATCCTGTCCACCCGGGTGAGCGCGGTCTCCCGGGCGTGGTCCAGAGCGGCCCTGGCCACCCCGAGCGGCACCGCGCACAGGCTGCGCATGAACGAGTCGGGCTGGGCGATCGGAGTGTCCGTGCGGCCCCGCACCTTGTAGAAGGTGTAGGTGTGCTCCTCGGGCACGAACACGTCGGTGATCGTGTAGTCGCTGCTCCCGCTGCCGCACAGGCCCGTGGTGTCCCAGTTCCCGACGACCCCGACCTCGTGGGCCGGCACCAGGAACTGGCGCGACGCGTGCGCGTTGCTGCCGTCCGGGCTCGCCCACGGCTCGCCGTCCTGGTAGATGAACGCCCCGGAAGTCACCCAGTCGGCATGGGTGATCCCGCTCCCGAACGACCACCGGCCCGTCAGCCGGAAACCCCCGGGAACGCGTTCCGCGTGTCCGGCCGGCGCGATCAACCCGGCGGTGATCATGTCCAGGCTCGGGAACACTTCCTTGACCACGGCAGGATCCAGGAAGTTGCTGATCGCGCCGGTCATCGCGCCGATCGCCGCGCACCAGCCGGCCGAGGCGTCCCCGTAGGCCAGCGTCTCCACGACCTCGGCCTGCTGCACCGACGTCAGTTCGGGACCGCCCCACTCCGGACCGAAGCACATCCGGAACACTCCGGTGTCGCGCAGCATGTCCACGACGTCGGCCGGGAGCTGTCGGGCCTGCTCGATCTCCGCCGACCGCTCCCGCAGCCGCGGAGCCAGCGCCCTGGCCCGCTCCAGGATCTCCGCCGCGGTGGTGGGTGCTTCCGTGCCCGGGTTCCGGGTCGTGCTCATGTGTTCCCCCTCGGGTGATGGTGTGCCGTGTGGCGCCGCGGTCCCTCGCGTCCTCGCGGTGCCGGTCATTCGTCCACGTCGAGCAGTCCGGCGGGCATCGCGAACGGGGCGTCCGGATCGGGCGGGCCGATCGGCCCGGCAGCCACCTCGACCAGTCCCGCGGCCGTGTCCAGCCGGTCGAGGCAGGTCCGGGTGTCGTCGGCCTCGCACACCACGAAGGAGTGGCGCGCCAGATAGCCGCCCGGAGGCAGCCGCAGGGTGGTGCCCGGCTCGGCCATCGGCGCCGCGGCGACCAGGCCGGGGGCCCCGGCCGGTACGCGAACCGAGCGCAGCACGCAGTCCCGCTCCGGGTAGCCGAACCGGATGCCGGCCACCGCCCGCCGGGTGGGTCTGGTGTCGGGCCGCTGCCCGGTCGCCACGTCGAACAGCACCTCACCCGGCTCGATGCCGGTGGCGGTCCTGCCGAGGAACGGGATCAGGTCCCCGCCCAGGCGGCCGTTGATCTCGATGACGAGGGGACCGCGCGGGGTCAGCCGCAGTTCGCTGTGGGTGATGCCGTCCTCGATGCCGAGCGCCCGGTGGGCGCGGGCCAGGGTGCTCATCAGCTCCTGATCGGCCATCAGCGGGTCGGCCGCGTCGACCAGGTGCCCGACCTCCTCGAAGTACGGCTGGTCGCTGCTGTGCTTGCGGGCGAGGAACATCGGAAGGTACTCGCCCTTGTGGACGGCGCCGTCGACGCTGATCTCCGGGCCGGGGGCGTACCCCTCGACCATGGCGCTCGCGCGGTAGGGCCCGGGATCGACCTCGCTCGCGGCCAGGGCGATCCGGAAGGCCGCCTCCACCTCGGCCGCGTCGGCCGCGAACACGACACCGATGCTCGCACCCATCGCCCGGGGCTTGACCACGACCGGATATCCGATCCGGTCCGCCGCCGCCCTGGCCTGTCCGGCCGTGGTCGTCAGCTCGAAGCCCGGCTGGTAGAGGCCCGCGGCGGTGAGCTCGGCCCTGGTGCGCCGCTTGTCGCGGCAGCCGCGCACGCCCAGTACGGACAGACCCGGCACCCCGAACTCGGCCGCGAGCAGCCCGGCGTCCAGGACGAGCGGCTCGTCCCAGCACATCAGTCCGACGATGCGGCGCCGGCCGGCCACCTCACGGGCCGCCGCGGCCATCGCCCCGGAGTCGAAGACGTTGGCGACGATGATCTCGTCGAAGTAGTCGCGCTGCCAGGTGGGCTTCAGGTTGTTGAGCAGCACCATGTCCAGCCCCGCGGCCCGGGCGCGCCGGCGGATCGGCGCGATCAGGTACTCCCGGTACACCTTCAGCCCGCTGCCGATGACCAGCAGGGTGTCGTTGCCGCCCGTGCCGCCCCGGCCGGTGCCCATCACACCCTCCCGGAGCCGGCGTCGGCGCGGCGGGTGAGGAGGTCGGTGAGGATGTCGTGGGAGCGGTGGGCGAGGACGCTGATGAGGGAGTCGGCGATGCCGTGGGTCTCTTCGTTGACGCCTTGGAGGTAGACGGCGCCCCAGGCGGATTCGCCGAGGTCCACCCGGTAGTTGCGGCTGACGGTGACCTCGTCCAGGCCGACCCGGGCGGCCAGCTCCCGTACGAGCGCCGGCTTGCGGGCGTCGAAACCGGTCCCCAGCACCACCAGGTCGCAGCGCAGCGGCTCGACCTTGCCGCTCAGCCGGTCCCGCAGGTCGAGAACGACCTCCCCGCCCTCGGTCCGCGCACCCGCCACCTCGGTCATCGCGCGCACCTCGGAGCGCTGCGGCCCCACCATCTTCTGGCGGTACAGCATCGTGTAGAGCTCGTCCAGGAAGGGCGGTGCGAGCCCGGCGTAGTTCGTGAACCGCATTTCGTCCAGGAGCTGTGCACGGACCTCGGCCGGGCTGTCGTAGAACTCGTCGACGAACGACGGGTAGAACAGCTCGTTCACGAACTTGCTCGACTGGTAGTTCTGCAGCCCGATCGAGCGCACCACCATGGTGATCCGGCTCGCTGGCAGGTTCTCGTGCAGCGCGAAGAACATCTCCGCGGCGCTCTGCGCGCCACCCACCACCACGACGCGGACCGGTTCGTCCTTCGGTATCTGTGTGATGCGGGTCCGGTACTGGGCGCTGTGGATCAGGCGGTCCGCGGGGAGGCCGGCGAAGACCTCGGGGACCCGGGGGTCGCGGCCGCCGCCGATGACGAGGTCGCGGCAGCGGATGGTGTCCCCGTCGGTGAGCCGTACGCTCCAGCCGGTCAGGGAGCCGTCGGCGCCGTGCACGGGATCGACCCGGGAGGCGCGGGCGTCGTAGCGGATCCGCACCTTTTCCAGGGAGGCGGCTACCCATTGGAGGTAGTCGGAGAACTCCCACCGGAAGGGGTGGAAGGTCCCCAGATTCACGAATTCGTCCAGCCTCCCCTGCGCATGCAGGAAGTTGAGGAAGGAGAACTTGCTGCTCGGATTGCGCAGTGTCACCAGGTCCTTGAGGAAGGACACCTGGCTGCGCGCCCAGGGCATCAGCAGATCACGCTGCCATTTGATGTCCGGCCCCTGCTCCAGCAGCAGTGTGCCGTCGGCCAGTTCGGCCGGTCCCGACTCCTCGATGGCCACCGCCAATGCCAGATTGGCCGGACCTGCACCGATCGCCAGAACACCGACTTCCCGATCAGTCACTCTTCCCCCTCGATATCGATTCGGACCATGCCGGCGGCGGCCTCGGCCCGCCGGAGCGCCTCGGCCGGGCTGTCCGCGGTGGCCATGACGATCCCCGCCCGGTGCCAGGAGTGGCGCAGCTCCGCGACCGGGTGGCCCGGCTCCACGGTGACCGCGGCCAGGAACACGCCGTCCGCCCGCCGGGCGGCCTCCACACCGTGCACGGCGGCCACCCGGCCCGGTGCGGCCGCGAGGAACCGCACGGCCGCACCGCCCTTGGCGCGCCGGGGCAGCCCGCCCGGCAGCGCCTCGCCCTTCAGTACCGCGTAGTAGCTGCGCAACAGCTCCACCGGATAAGCGAGTTGGATCGTGTCGAGGATGCCCCCACCGGGCAGCCGCCCCGCACACTCCACGAGGTACGGAACACCGTCCGAGACGATCCACTCACCGTGGACGAACCCGTCGCGGAATCCGACGGCCTCGACCAGGAGCGCGGTCCGCGCACCGAGCAGCCGCGCGAGTTCGTCCGGGATGTCGGCCGGCACGACGTGCGCCAGCTCCACCGGATGGGGCCCCGGGAACAGCTGCTTGCCCGTGACATTGACGAACAGTGCGACGCCGTCCCGCACCAGCATCTCGACGCTGTACTCGGGCCCCTCGACGTACTGTTCGGCCAGCATGGCCAGCGCCATGGGCCGGTCGGGCACGAAAACGCCCTCGTCCTGGACGAGGCAGTCCGCCCACGCCCCTTCGACCTCGGCCGCGTCACGGATCACCCTGGTGCCCACCGATGCCTGACGGTTCGCCGGCTTGAGCACGACGGGCCCCGGCCGGCCGCGCAGGAAGGCCCGTACGTCGTCCGGACCCCGGACCGGGACACTCACCGGGTTCGCGATGCCCGCGGCCGCGCTGACCTGCCGCAGCAGCGCCTTGTCACGCAGGATCTGCGCGGCGCCGAGGCCTGCGCCCGGCAGGCCGTAGCGTTCCGCGAGCCGGGCGGCGAACGGGGTCGCGTACTCGATGGCGGGGACGACCGCGGCGGGGTCGAGTCCGGGATGGGCGTTGAAGAACTCGTCGGCCTTCCCCGCCAGGTGGTACTCCCACTCGATGAGGCCGCGGACGAACGCCACCCCCTCGAGCTGCTCGTGCACCCGCCGCTTGCGGACGACGTCCGGCTCCTCGACGTAGATCACCGAGTCGTCCGGCTGGAACGCCCCGATCGCGGCGAGGGTGACGCCCACGAATCCGACCACCAGGACCGGCCTGCCTGCTCCGGCCACCGCCGCCGGCCGTACTCCGGGCCCGGCCCCCGGACCCTGCCCGGTCACGAGGCACCCCCGACGACTTCAGGCTTTCCGGCGGAGTCCGGCTCGGGGTCCGTCACGGCGACCGGTTCGGGCGGCCGTCTCACGCCCGCCAGGGCGAGCAGTCCGGCGACGGCCGTGACCACACCGCACAGCACCCAGAAACCGCTCCCGAGCCGGCTCCAGGCGTAGACCCCGAACAGCGGGGCGAGGGCCCCGGCCGCGCCGCCCACCGCCTGCATCGTGCCGATGTAGCGGGCCTTCACCGTGGAAGGGAACGTCGCGGGGTGGGCGAACATGCTCGGAGCGGCGATCATGATGCCCGCCACGACCAGCACCGCGCCCGCAATCGTGAACGCCCCGGACCGGGAGGACAGTGCGTACACGGCGAGTCCGACGGCTTCCACCAGGTGGCCGGTGATCACGCGGACGTGCTTGGGCAGCCGGCTCAGGTACGCGGTGATCTTGAGCTCGCACGTGATGAGCACGACCGAGGACACCGTGAGCACCGTGCTGTAGAAACTGGTCGGGTAATCGCTGGCGGCGAGCTCCAGTGGCAGGGCGATATGGCCCTGGGCGTAGGTGAGCGAGCCGAGCAGGACGGCGGCCAGGTAGGAGAGGTACTTGCGGTCGCGCAGCATCGCGGCGTAGCCCGAGGCGGCGGGCCCGGCGGGCCCGGCGGGCCCGGCCGGCTCGCCACCGGCGGCCGGGGCCTCGGCCGCGGCTGTCGCCGCCCCGGCGGAGGAGTCCTGCCCGTCCTCGTCCCCGGCCCCCTCCGGCGTGGTCTTCCGCGGCAGCAGGACGAAGGCCAGCAGGGCGTAGACCAGCGCGGTACCGCCGTCGATCCAGAACAGCAGGTCCCAGTCGACCAGGATGAGTCCCGCGGCGATCAGCGGCGCCAGCGCCGCGCCCATGTTCAGCGCGATGCGCATCATCGAGAACGCCATCACCTGGTACCGGTCCGGCATCAG is drawn from Streptomyces sp. NBC_01232 and contains these coding sequences:
- a CDS encoding lysine N(6)-hydroxylase/L-ornithine N(5)-oxygenase family protein, which gives rise to MTDREVGVLAIGAGPANLALAVAIEESGPAELADGTLLLEQGPDIKWQRDLLMPWARSQVSFLKDLVTLRNPSSKFSFLNFLHAQGRLDEFVNLGTFHPFRWEFSDYLQWVAASLEKVRIRYDARASRVDPVHGADGSLTGWSVRLTDGDTIRCRDLVIGGGRDPRVPEVFAGLPADRLIHSAQYRTRITQIPKDEPVRVVVVGGAQSAAEMFFALHENLPASRITMVVRSIGLQNYQSSKFVNELFYPSFVDEFYDSPAEVRAQLLDEMRFTNYAGLAPPFLDELYTMLYRQKMVGPQRSEVRAMTEVAGARTEGGEVVLDLRDRLSGKVEPLRCDLVVLGTGFDARKPALVRELAARVGLDEVTVSRNYRVDLGESAWGAVYLQGVNEETHGIADSLISVLAHRSHDILTDLLTRRADAGSGRV
- a CDS encoding acyl-CoA dehydrogenase family protein, whose amino-acid sequence is MSTTRNPGTEAPTTAAEILERARALAPRLRERSAEIEQARQLPADVVDMLRDTGVFRMCFGPEWGGPELTSVQQAEVVETLAYGDASAGWCAAIGAMTGAISNFLDPAVVKEVFPSLDMITAGLIAPAGHAERVPGGFRLTGRWSFGSGITHADWVTSGAFIYQDGEPWASPDGSNAHASRQFLVPAHEVGVVGNWDTTGLCGSGSSDYTITDVFVPEEHTYTFYKVRGRTDTPIAQPDSFMRSLCAVPLGVARAALDHARETALTRVDRMTNTVWADTFRVQVTLAECEAEFNAARSGVHSSSQRHWDVLAGGGTLDDLSATERAASSLAWVHAFRTSRAIVNRLYDLLQAWSINRSSPMDRWMRDTATMCQHVAASDLILESGGAYLLGRPPKFRMSLGIVK
- a CDS encoding FAD-binding oxidoreductase, which encodes MSPDPGARTGAAQGASDSDWRRLERAVTGRVLRPGDTGFRSAGAPFNKRYASTTPSGVLSVANTADVRLAVEWARESGIGLVARSGGHSYAGYSAHTGLVLDLRALNTVTADGSTGLVTAAGGALMADVCAAVQPHEMAFALGNGASVGIAGLTLGGGSSSTSRKLGLTADALVRTTLMTADGQLLTCDAEENPDLYWACRGGGGGNFGINLSFTFRASPVRDVSTCLLLWDGADAPEVFTVMQEIARKAPDEFSLRLGVSAADGPGATVSAVALHLGPAGELRELLAPALAATRPVREDIADRTFWEAKDYLLHETSAGAFAVRTRFATEPLPAEALSTVLSLLGRRPGSGNPDGCGLALYTWGGAINRVAPGDTAFVHRDALSLVSMDTSWSEQDGAAIVEANLRWLTELREAMAPYVGEGAYQNFIDPDLEDWRTAYYGANYPRLVEIKKRVDPDGFFTFGQAVGT
- a CDS encoding ATP-grasp domain-containing protein, whose translation is MGTGRGGTGGNDTLLVIGSGLKVYREYLIAPIRRRARAAGLDMVLLNNLKPTWQRDYFDEIIVANVFDSGAMAAAAREVAGRRRIVGLMCWDEPLVLDAGLLAAEFGVPGLSVLGVRGCRDKRRTRAELTAAGLYQPGFELTTTAGQARAAADRIGYPVVVKPRAMGASIGVVFAADAAEVEAAFRIALAASEVDPGPYRASAMVEGYAPGPEISVDGAVHKGEYLPMFLARKHSSDQPYFEEVGHLVDAADPLMADQELMSTLARAHRALGIEDGITHSELRLTPRGPLVIEINGRLGGDLIPFLGRTATGIEPGEVLFDVATGQRPDTRPTRRAVAGIRFGYPERDCVLRSVRVPAGAPGLVAAAPMAEPGTTLRLPPGGYLARHSFVVCEADDTRTCLDRLDTAAGLVEVAAGPIGPPDPDAPFAMPAGLLDVDE
- a CDS encoding response regulator transcription factor — translated: MNQKSTTMRLLWPLSPQADTRREGAPLRPDQDFPVVRRVPTSVSVVLADAQPAIRHGVRSVLERSGGIAVVGEASTADEVIEEMCRCRPAVLVLDPQMDGAAGAKVIPEVLRLWPDTGILVFSAVDDDQAITSALQAGARGYLFKRADADQILRGIQAVAAGEAIIDKSIAGRLGALMRATSGQQYYYPFPQLTNRERDVLERIAAGKSNTTIARELVLASKTVSNRVSVIFGKLGVADRSQAIVLARDAGLGHG
- the tsrT gene encoding tryptophan 2-C-methyltransferase, which codes for MGRGLVLLVNPNKVHPPIAPYALDVLTTSLEAADFEVEVVDLTFHREDWKSCLSEYFGARSPVLVGVTIRNTDTVYAFEQRPFVGEHKEIITEIRRLTDAPIVGGGIGFSSMPFALVDYFGIDFGVKGPGEQIICDLADALVTGRGTDTVSGLIRNTPEGVTRVPPPALTAAGRRTVAAPLPAGQFEDRSWQVDRSGTYVRRSGAPLKVDNLLYYQRGGLAGILTKNGCTYRCSHCVEPDAKGIRTGRRDVAAVVDEMQSLAAQGILDQHTTDSEFNLSISHAKNLLREIVRRKHADAGNPLNALRLWVYCQPSPFDEEFAELLAAAGCRGVNVGSDHVRADMLSGWKITEKGTTYYSFADTERLVRLCHANGMLTMVEALFGMPGETPQTMRECVDAFMALDATVTGFSLGLRLFPHTPLGIAMAERCDGVRTVPGLQSNTATGPIVLKPLSRCSGPVEYERQFMFDESGNFRLVCYFSPDLLEDTGTVADPSGRWSRSVDLLWELVDPSDHHRVMLPTLAGSSEHDNNYADNPFLTSLGGLGYTGAFWAHWRDREAILRRAQDVGAVGSVGA
- a CDS encoding cupin domain-containing protein, with the translated sequence MTIRRSEPENLVRDHGLDLKLLHPWPGLDTPFRGAWCVLRPGDVTGSHAHHEREMFIVMSGRAEVVCDDRRHALAAGDIALMRGGVEHHIVNEHDEDFSYYAIWWGPDMSADFLARQPEAAP
- a CDS encoding acyl-CoA dehydrogenase family protein, whose product is MTTTRTPGAEVPAASAAELLARAKELAPLLRARSAQIEEARRLPADVVDMLRDAGVFRMAFGRELGGLALTTMEQTEVVETLAYGDASAAWCSVMGASSGIFSAFLDETVAKEVFPTPDTITAGLLQPTGHAERVPGGFRLSGRWSFGSGITHCDRVTSGAFVFEDGKPYASPDGSNPHESRQFLVERSQVEVIDNWHTMGMRGTGSCDYTMTDVFVPEEHTYSFGRVRGRPGPLAQPDAFTRSMCGVALGVARAALDHAREIARTRVDRMTGVAWKDHFRAQTTLAECEADFLATRSAVYASQRRQWEVLAAGGTLDDLTPEERAASPIAWVHAFRTSRSIVGRLCDLLQTWSIHQSSPMDRWMRDTTTMCQHATAQDRILQSAGAYLLGGKPEFGICLGIVR